The following proteins are encoded in a genomic region of Fusarium oxysporum f. sp. lycopersici 4287 chromosome 1, whole genome shotgun sequence:
- a CDS encoding NADPH2:quinone reductase, which produces MRGIQITEYLKGPEQLKVSDLPDPKPTDDEYLIQVHAAAANFFDILQIQGKYQNQPPFPWIAGAEFAGTVIATPKDSSNPKFPVGSRVFGASQGAFATKIKAIEDTLLPVPDGWSFKEAAGLFVTAPTSYGALVVRAGIKKGDYVLVHAAAGGVGLAAVQVAKAFGATVIATASTQHKLDIAKSYGADHVISYNDATWPAKVKALTPDSRGVDIVYDPVGLIDLSTKCTAWNGRILVIGFAAGKIEKVAMNKVLLKNISIVGLHWGAYSIHERETIPKVWNGIMDLVKQGKLRGTEYTDEEFVGLERTGAALKALGGRGTWGKVVIKIPEEGQSKL; this is translated from the exons ATGCGCGGCATCCAAATCACAGAATACCTCAAG GGCCCTGAACAGCTCAAGGTCTCAGATCTTCCCGATCCTAAGCCCACAGACGATGAATATCTCATCCAAGTCCacgccgccgccgccaactTCTTCGATATCTTACAAATCCAAGGAAAATATCAAAACCAACCTC CTTTTCCCTGGATCGCCGGCGCCGAATTCGCAGGTACCGTCATCGCCACACCCAAGGATAGCTCCAACCCCAAGTTTCCTGTTGGATCCCGAGTCTTTGGCGCATCCCAGGGCGCTTTCGCGACAAAGATCAAGGCGATAGAAGATACACTCCTGCCTGTTCCCGATGGCTGGTCGTTCAAGGAGGCGGCTGGTCTGTTTGTTACTGCGCCTACAAGTTATGGCGCTTTGGTTGTGAGAGCGGGTATCAAGAAGGGCGATTACGTACTTGTCCATGCTGCagctggtggtgttggtcttGCAGCCGTTCAAG TGGCCAAGGCTTTTGGCGCGACTGTCATTGCGACAGCTTCTACACAGCATAAGCTCGATATCGCAAAGTCTTATGGCGCTGACCATGTTATCTCTTACAACGACGCTACATGGCCCGCTaaggtcaaggctctgaCCCCCGACTCTCGCGGCGTCGACATCGTCTACGACCCCGTTGGTTTAATTGATCTCTCCACAAAGTGCACAGCCTGGAACGGCCGAATTCTCGTCATCGGTTTCGCTGCTGGCAAGATCGAAAAGGTGGCCATGAACAAGGTTCTCCTTAAGAACATCTCTATTGTTGGACTTCACTGGGGTGCTTATTCTATCCATGAGAGGGAGACGATACCCAAGGTGTGGAATGGCATCATGGATCTTGTTAAGCAGGGTAAGCTCAGGGGTACTGAGTATACGGACGAGGAGTTTGTTGGTCTTGAGAGGACTGGAGCTGCTTTGAAGGCTCTTGGTGGCCGGGGGACTTGGGGTAAGGTTGTCATTAAGATACCTGAGGAGGGACAGAGCAAGCTATAA
- a CDS encoding tyrosyl-tRNA synthetase has translation MAIHATISKLGPSRTTIYSRCLNAQRSLQVRNVATTYLKKVAEGEERWKERAEKIQNGEIPHTWDVLQERGYIKDVAGSPDKIKEIMRVRRIGSYVGIDPTADSMHVGHLLPLMPMFWMWFHGYPAVTLIGGSTARIGDPTDRLESRTILSNADISKNITKIHVQLTKLWKNVHILKQKYGYEEDWAATHRLLNNNMWLGNLTLYDFAKRIARHTRIGPMLARDTVKRKMTEGDGMSLGEFMYPLLQGWDFWHMYNKLGIQMQIGGSDQYGNITAGIDALKTIRETEEAPHLKMPSTWDHEPVGFTVPLLTDSAGNKFGKSAGNAIWLDEFKTTAFDLYGYFVRRSDEEVENLLKMFTFMPLEQISKLMEEHRAAPQERKAQHTLAFEVLSLIHGSQKAVQEAKQHEFRFGTKLPRGIVNEPTADTGIVTVNNAPRSDIQLPRSIMGMSPAKILHAVGLASSSSEGQRLLSAQGAYIAAQPGQKRGLVPGNLSWTPMKAWFPEETAKFLIDERMLIMRKGKHNVRIVELISDEEWKKSGQIYPGQPGTGLLRRMKEELKKEIEAKGRSVSDKELTEIATRKKDQLNVANNSDIELPNKHDVRERRARLTWDRRDK, from the exons ATGGCGATCCATGCCACCATCTCGAAACTTGGGCCCTCACGAACAACCATATATTCGAGATGCCTTAATGCACAACGGTCTCTCCAAGTTCGAAACGTTGCTACGACGTACCTCAAAAAAGTTGCAGAAGGCGAGGAAAGATGGAAAGAGAGGGCAGAAAAGATTCAGAATGGCGAGATTCCACACACATGGGATGTTCTTCAAGAACGAGGATATATCAAGGATGTGGCAGG ATCCCCCgataagatcaaggagattaTGCGTGTCCGTAGAATAGGCTCCTACGTCGGTATCGATCCCACCGCCGACTCGATGCACGTCGGTCACTTGCTACCTCTAATGCCCATGTTCTGGATGTGGTTCCACGGTTATCCTGCTGTCACATTGATCGGTGGCTCGACTGCCCGTATTGGTGATCCTACCGACCGACTCGAGAGCCGAACGATTCTTTCCAATGCCGATATTTCCAAGAACATCACAAAGATTCACGTCCAATTGACGAAGTTATGGAAAAATGTCCACATATTAAAGCAGAAGTACGGATATGAGGAGGACTGGGCTGCCACACATCGGTTGTTGAACAACAACATGTGGCTAGGGAACCTTACTCTTTATGATTTTGCCAAGAGGATAGCCAGACATACAAGAATCGGACCTATGCTGGCAAGGGATAC TGTTAAGCGAAAGATGACTGAAGGAGACGGTATGTCTCTCGGCGAGTTTAtgtatcctcttcttcaagggtGGGATTTCTGGCATATGTACAACAAACTTGGCATTCAGATGCAGATTGGAGGCTCAGATCAGTATGGCAACATCACTGCTGGAATCGATGCCCTCAAGACCATTCGCGAGACCGAAGAGGCACCCCACCTGAAGATGCCTTCAACCTGGGATCATGAGCCAGTAGGTTTCACCGTGCCTTTATTAACAGATTCTGCCGGCAACAAGTTCGGTAAAAGTGCTGGCAATGCTATATGGTTGGATGAGTTCAAGACAACGGCATTCGACTTGTACGGTTATTTTGTTCGAAGGTCTGacgaggaggttgagaattTGCTCAAGATGTTCACATTTATGCCTTTGGAGCAGATCTCCAAGCTCATGGAGGAGCACCGAGCAGCTCCCCAGGAGCGAAAGGCACAGCATACTTTGGCTTTCGAGGTTCTTTCACTTATTCACGGATCTCAGAAGGCTGTTCAGGAAGCCAAGCAGCACGAATTCCGATTTGGTACCAAGCTACCTCGCGGTATTGTCAACGAGCCCACGGCAGATACTGGCATCGTCACCGTCAACAATGCTCCAAGAAGCGATATTCAACTTCCCCGCTCCATCATGGGCATGTCGCCGGCAAAGATTCTCCACGCTGTTGGTCTCGCATCCAGCAGCAGTGAAGGTCAGCGTCTGCTCTCTGCACAAGGCGCCTATATCGCCGCGCAGCCTGGTCAGAAGAGGGGACTCGTCCCCGGCAATCTGTCCTGGACTCCTATGAAGGCTTGGTTCCCCGAAGAGACTGCCAAGTTCCTCATTGACGAGCGTATGCTCATCATGCGCAAGGGCAAGCACAACGTCCGAATCGTCGAGCTCATCAGCGATGAAGAGTGGAAGAAGAGCGGCCAGATCTACCCTGGCCAGCCCGGTACTGGTCTCCTGCGCAGAATGAAGGAGGAGCTGAAGAAAGAGATTGAAGCGAAGGGTAGGTCAGTATCAGACAAGGAGCTTACTGAAATTGCCACGAGGAAGAAAGACCAATTGAATGTTGCCAATAACTCAGATATTGAGCTGCCCAATAAGCACGATGTGCGTGAGAGGCGGGCTCGACTTACATGGGATAGGAGAGACAAATGA
- a CDS encoding maf-like protein, translating into MADTPSEPPPDYEKSTATQGTPQRPLRKGPIPLELPILKHLNGKRVILASASPRRKALLQQFGLTNLEILPSTKPENLDKAALGPYEYVAATAHQKCMDVYTTALEVHLKSIPDPDLVIAADTVIVTKDGRILEKPRSEADHIRMLKHLRDQRMHKVLTSIVVIAPREDARHPGYVIDTYTEETKVYFLSESEGLPDDVIEAYVKTREGADKAGGYAVQGVGGMLLVEKIDGSVDNVVGLPVRKCMAMAEKVIFRQEEEDFEGEGEEED; encoded by the exons ATGGCTGATACACCAAGCGAACCACCTCCTGACTATGAAAAGTCCACCGCCACTCAGGGCACCCCTCAGCGGCCCTTACGGAAAGGTCCTATACCGCTAGAACTCCCAATTCTTAAGCACCTCAACGGCAAGAGAGTGATTCTTGCATCTGCCTCACCACGAAGAAAGGCATTGCTACAACAG TTTGGCCTCACAAACCTTGAGATTCTCCCATCCACCAAACCCGAGAATCTCGACAAAGCTGCACTAGGTCCTTACGAGTATGTAGCTGCAACTGCTCACCAGAAGTGTATGGACGTTTATACTACCGCACTTGAAGTTCATCTGAAATCCATACCGGATCCTGATCTCGTCATCGCTGCGGACACTGTTATCGTTACCAAGGATGGTCGAATTCTGGAGAAGCCTCGAAGTGAAGCTGATCACATTCGCATGCTCAAGCATCTGCGAGACCAGAGAATGCACAAGGTCTTGACGTCGATTGTAGTTATCGCCCCAAGAGAAGACGCGAGACATCCGGGCTATGTCATCGACACCTATACAGAAGAGACCAAGGTGTACTTCTTGAGTGAATCTGAGGGTCTTCCTGATGATGTGATTGAGGCGTATGTCAAGACTCGTGAAGGTGCGGATAAGGCTGGTGGCTACGCTGTTCAGGGTGTGGGCGGCATGttgcttgttgagaagatcgacGGAAGTGTCGACAATGTCGTTGGACTTCCAGTAAGAAAATGCATGGCTATGGCGGAGAAAGTCATATTCAGacaggaagaggaggactttgaaggtgaaggcgaggaagaggactAG
- a CDS encoding threonyl-tRNA synthetase, which produces MIRSRTARAAFNTSLRRPWTCPQCISRSRFYSGKSEKREPPDHRKLGTKQELFISSIYSPGSPIFLPNGSRIFNRLVDFLRKQYVRYGFEEVITPTIYKKSLWAKSGHLENYADDMYAVRGNTEPPPAQHDGCCGSEQKDLKPDEEEEGDYGLKPMNCPGHCLIFASKNRSYRDLPIRYADFSPLHRNEISGALSGLTRVRRFHQDDGHIFCRPIQVEKEIKKTLDFVKVVYTVLRFGSNYRLALSTRPKDHYIGTEEEWDQAENALKRALDASGMEWGVNEGDGAFYGPKIDIVLTDSDGKEHQTATIQLDFQLPKRFELEYQAPAPEYEARGETTTDASLLDEYGPVRPVMIHRAVLGSVERLMALLIEKYNGKWPFWLNPRQVAILTINTAEPVVEWAEQVRSVLVGNNDQLYEQLENGTLPSQDNAFRPTGLSVDIDDSARPLGAKIKEAREKNYGEILVIGQKDVENKRVSLGKEMLSPEEVRERFKTMVDTFA; this is translated from the coding sequence ATGATCCGCTCGAGGACCGCCCGAGCGGCTTTCAATACATCTCTAAGAAGACCATGGACGTGTCCGCAATGCATCTCTCGCAGCCGATTCTATTCTGGAAAGTCCGAAAAGCGAGAACCTCCCGACCATCGTAAACTCGGTACCAAGCAGGAACTCTTTATCAGCTCGATCTACAGCCCTGGCTCCCCTATATTCCTACCGAATGGCTCGCGAATCTTCAATCGACTTGTCGACTTTCTCCGAAAACAATACGTGCGATATGGCTTTGAGGAGGTCATTACGCCGACCATCTACAAAAAGTCACTATGGGCCAAGTCAGGTCATTTGGAAAACTACGCCGACGACATGTATGCTGTAAGAGGGAATACAGAACCGCCGCCTGCGCAACATGACGGATGCTGTGGGAGTGAGCAGAAGGATTTGAAGCcagacgaggaggaagagggtgATTATGGTCTAAAACCTATGAATTGCCCCGGCCACTGCCTCATTTTCGCTTCCAAAAACCGCAGTTACCGAGACCTTCCAATTCGATATGCCGACTTTAGTCCTCTACATCGAAATGAGATCTCTGGCGCTTTGAGTGGACTAACTCGTGTTCGACGTTTTCACCAGGATGACGGACACATCTTTTGCCGACCAATtcaagttgagaaggagattaaGAAGACTCTAGACTTTGTCAAGGTGGTCTACACTGTTCTGCGATTTGGCTCAAACTATCGACTTGCACTCTCCACACGGCCAAAGGATCACTACATTGGTACCGAAGAGGAGTGGGACCAGGCTGAGAACGCCTTGAAGCGAGCTCTGGACGCATCAGGCATGGAATGGGGTGTGAATGAGGGAGATGGTGCTTTCTACGGACCCAAGATCGATATCGTCCTCACAGACTCGGATGGAAAGGAGCATCAGACGGCGACCATTCAACTTGACTTTCAACTACCCAAGCGATTTGAACTTGAGTATCAGGCCCCTGCTCCAGAATATGAAGCTAGAGGCGAGACGACCACAGATGCTTCTCTACTCGATGAGTATGGCCCCGTGCGCCCTGTTATGATTCACCGCGCTGTCCTGGGCTCGGTTGAGCGTCTCATGGCTCTCCTGATTGAGAAGTACAATGGCAAGTGGCCTTTCTGGTTGAACCCTCGCCAAGTCGCCAttctcaccatcaacactGCCGAACCTGTTGTCGAATGGGCGGAGCAAGTGCGCAGTGTGCTGGTTGGTAACAACGACCAACTTTACGAGCAGCTTGAGAACGGCACACTCCCTAGTCAGGATAACGCATTTCGACCAACTGGGCTGTCTGTTGACATAGATGATAGTGCACGACCTCTTGGTGCGAAAATCAAGGAGGCAAGAGAGAAGAACTATGGTGAGATTCTCGTGATCGGACAGAAAGATGTTGAGAACAAGCGGGTTTCGCTGGGCAAGGAGATGCTATCACCAGAGGAAGTACGTGAGCGGTTCAAAACCATGGTAGACACATTTGCCTAG
- a CDS encoding succinate dehydrogenase (ubiquinone) membrane anchor subunit — protein sequence MASIARSSLLRQTAMASRLAAVPATRTTFMPMPSIRSQLKGVAAFHNTARRSAILPPGPQRIEGGVNDPAPIPEPNAAHGSYHWTFERLLAAGLVPLTVAPFAAGSLNPTLDAILCSVLLLHSHMGFQQVVIDYIPSRTYPGLRKIFNWLLNIATVLVGVGLYEFETNDVGITEAVRRVWKA from the exons ATGGCCTCAATTGCGCGTTCCTCTCTGCTTAGGCAGACCGCTATGGCTTCTCGATTGGCCGCTGTCCCCGCGACCCGAACCACCTTCATGCCTATGCCTAGCATCCGATCTCAGCTTAAGGGTGTCGCTGCTTTCCACAACACTGCTCGACGATCTGCTATTCTCCCTCCCGGACCTC AGCGCATCGAGGGTGGTG TCAACGACCCTGCTCCCATCCCCGAGCCCAACGCCGCGCACGGCTCTTACCACTGGACCTTCGAGCGTCTCCTCGCCGCCGGCCTCGTCCCCTTGACCGTCGCTCCCTTCGCCGCTGGATCTCTCAACCCTACTCTCGACGCCATCCTCTGCAGTGTTCTGCTCCTCCACTCCCACATGGGCTTCCAGCAGGTCGTCATCGACTACATTCCCTCAAGGACCTACCCCGGCCTCCGAAAGATCTTCAACTGGCTCCTCAACATTGCGACTGTCCTCGTTGGTGTTGGACTGTACGAGTTCGAGACCAACGACGTTGGTATCACCGAGGCTGTCCGACGAGTGTGGAAGGCATAA